The Neovison vison isolate M4711 chromosome 13, ASM_NN_V1, whole genome shotgun sequence genome includes a region encoding these proteins:
- the VCPKMT gene encoding protein-lysine methyltransferase METTL21D yields the protein MAASLESAEDPLRNFVRVLEKRDGTVLRLQQYGSGGVGCVVWDAAIVLSKYLETPGFSGDGAHALSRRSVLELGSGTGAVGLMAATLGADVVVTDLEELQDLLKMNINMNKHLVTGSVQAKVLKWGEEIEDFPSPPDYILMADCIYYEESLEPLLKTLKDLSGFETCIICCYEQRTMGKNPEIEKKYFELLQLDFDFEKIPLEKHDEEYRSEDIHILYIRKKKSKSLS from the exons ATGGCGGCTTCTTTGGAGTCCGCGGAGGACCCACTGCGGAACTTTGTTCGAGTTTTGGAAAAGCGAGATGGCACGGTGTTACGACTGCAGCAGTATGGCTCCGGCGGCGTGGGCTGCGTTGTTTGGGACGCTGCCATTGTCCTTTCTAAGTACCTAGAAACGCCCGGGTTTTCCGGGGATGGGGCCCACGCTCTGAGCCGGCGGTCCGTGCTGGAGCTGGGCTCCGGCACTGGGGCCGTAGGGCTCATGGCTGCTACCCTCGG GGCTGATGTTGTGGTCACAGATCTTGAGGAATTGCAGGACTTGCTGAAGATGAATATTAATATGAACAAGCATCTTGTCACTGGTTCTGTTCAAGCCAAGGTACTGAAATG GGGGGAAGAAATAGAAgactttccttctcctccagaCTATATACTGATGGCCGACTGCATATACTACGAAGAG TCTTTGGAGCCGTTGTTGAAAACTCTAAAAGATCTTAGTGGATTTGAGACTTGTATTATATGTTGTTATGAGCAACGAACAATGGGAAAAAATCCAGAAAtcgagaaaaaatattttgag CTCCTCCAGCTAGACTTTGACTTtgaaaaaattcctttggagaaaCATGATGAAGAATATCGAAGCGAGgatattcatattttatacatcagaaagaaaaaatcg aaatCTCTATCGTGA